The Leucoraja erinacea ecotype New England chromosome 29, Leri_hhj_1, whole genome shotgun sequence genome has a window encoding:
- the LOC129711211 gene encoding very low-density lipoprotein receptor-like, protein MSSAVEGARDMCRLLLLLLLLAMAAAAGSVTVGAAVPGWSGSGSRAEGDVGCSKDEFQCLNGHCISVLVLCNGRDDCSDWSDEQNCTLSECGPHEFQCSNSSVCISKYRLCDSQQDCHYGDDESDDLCKEIAVQLGKCGEFEFLCDTGQCIELQSVCDNFPDCIDGSDEANCNQNECLEANGKCSDYCWDLPLGYECACPAGLELINHFTCVDVDECRDSNVCDQICVNLHGSYKCECYQRYQRDPYSDACRAAGEEPFLIFTNHGNIRKLNINGMEHEELTDSLENAETLAVYVALSTIYWSDATHEGIFSKSMGQESKQIISDVQRIGGIAVDWIYGHIYWTEAAAGTLSFSTLDGLRRKTLFCMNLVEPAAVVVDPYSGVLYWADVGASAKIEKAGMDGVDRRVLISIRIEKPTGLALDFIKNRLYWMDSGLHELFYSDLNGHFQRSILHSKEYLTNPFGLAVFENHIYWSDEESKTLFSADKFTGANLTSLVQNLTEPRSLVVYHKLIQPLGQNWCVEAYAACEFLCVPAPHTAQHYACLRPDDMKSDKTGRRCEIEMNRGISQDEEVDSSAWEDDGADSGGSQEEMDSGPSLEEEGGKSDSSEEEGGKTNLSEKEGKKSSPSEEVVTNSSPTQREEKPKAADLPYLDAVSVGVIAIIVVLSGTAMCCAAVHWRVLYSRNKEPRCFSPVPLDAENSLIYSEQGPDAISQRSLL, encoded by the exons ATGTCGAGCGCTGTAGAGGGCGCGCGGGACATGTGCCGgttgctgctgctcctgctgctgctggCGATGGCTGCGGCCGCCGGGTCGGTGACAGTGGGAGCTGCCGTCCCGGGCTGGAGCGGCAGCGGGAGCCGGGCAGAAG GTGATGTGGGATGTAGTAAGGATGAATTCCAGTGCTTGAATGGACACTGTATTTCTGTGCTGGTGTTATGTAATGGAAGAGACGACTGTAGCGATTGGAGTGATGAACAGAACTGTACTTTATCAGAATGCGGACCTCATGAATTCCAGTGCAGCAATTCCTCAGTCTGTATCTCCAAATACCGACTCTGTGACAGTCAGCAGGATTGCCACTATGGGGATGACGAATCGGATGACCTTTGCAAGGAAATAGCAGTGCAACTTGGAAAGTGTGGGGAGTTTGAGTTCCTGTGTGACACTGGACAGTGCATCGAGCTACAATCAGTTTGCGACAACTTTCCTGATTGCATTGATGGTAGCGATGAGGCGAATTGCA ATCAGAATGAGTGCTTGGAAGCAAATGGAAAGTGTTCTGATTATTGCTGGGACCTTCCTTTGGGTTATGAGTGTGCTTGTCCAGCTGGATTAGAGCTAATAAATCATTTCACTTGTGTGG ATGTGGATGAGTGTAGAGATTCAAATGTATGTGACCAGATTTGTGTTAACCTGCATGGATCGTATAAGTGTGAATGTTACCAACGGTATCAGAGGGATCCATATAGTGATGCTTGCCGAGCTGCAG GAGAGGAGCCATTTTTGATTTTCACCAACCATGGTAATATCAGGAAGCTGAACATTAATGGAATGGAACATGAAGAATTAACTGACAGCTTGGAAAATGCAGAAACATTGGCTGTTTATGTTGCATTGTCAACAATCTATTGGTCAGATGCAACTCATGAGGGAATATTCAG CAAATCTATGGGCCAAGAAAGCAAGCAGATTATCAGTGATGTGCAAAGAATTGGTGGGATTGCTGTGGACTGGATATATGGCCACATTTACTGGACTGAAGCTGCGGCTGGGACTCTATCTTTTTCTACTCTGGATGGACTGAGAAGGAAGACTTTATTCTGTATGAATCTAGTGGAACCTGCAGCTGTTGTAGTCGATCCATACTCAGG GGTCTTGTACTGGGCCGATGTGGGAGCGTCAGCAAAAATTGAAAAGGCTGGGATGGATGGAGTTGACAGAAGAGTACTGATCAGCATTAGGATTGAAAAACCCACAGGTCTTGCGCTGG ACTTCATTAAGAATCGTCTCTACTGGATGGACAGTGGACTGCATGAGCTGTTTTACTCTGACCTGAATGGGCACTTTCAAAGGAGTATTCTTCATTCCAAGGAATACCTGACAAACCCATTTGGTCTGGCAGTGTTTGAG AACCACATCTATTGGTCTGATGAGGAAAGCAAGACTCTGTTCAGTGCTGACAAGTTTACAGGAGCTAATCTGACATCTCTGGTACAGAATCTCACAGAGCCACGCAGTTTGGTCGTGTATCACAAGCTGATACAACCACTTG GGCAGAACTGGTGTGTTGAAGCTTATGCTGCCTGCGAGTTCCTGTGTGTGCCAGCGCCTCACACTGCTCAACATTATGCATGCCTGCGTCCAGACGATATGAAATCAGATAAGACCGGACGTAGATGTGAAATTG AGATGAATCGAGGCATTTCACAGGACGAGGAAGTGGATTCCAGCGCATGGGAAGATGACGGAGCAGATTCCGGCGGGTCACAGGAGGAGATGGATTCTGGTCCATCACTGGAGGAGGAGGGCGGGAAGTCTGATTCAtcggaggaggaaggagggaagacTAATCTGTCGGAAAAGGAAGGAAAGAAATCCAGTCCGTCGGAGGAGGTGGTAACCAATTCCAGTCCAACGCAACGGGAGGAGAAACCAAAAGCAGCTGATCTGCCATATCTCGATGCAGTATCCGTTGGGGTTATCGCAATTATAG TGGTCCTAAGTGGAACTGCAATGTGCTGTGCTGCTGTCCACTGGAGAGTGCTTTATAGTCGCAACAAGGAACCGCGCTGCTTTTCCCCAGTTCCCCTCGATGCAGAGAATTCATTGATCTACAGCGAACAAGGTCCGGACGCCATTTCCCAGCG CTCGCTGTTGTAA